One Tubulanus polymorphus chromosome 5, tnTubPoly1.2, whole genome shotgun sequence DNA segment encodes these proteins:
- the LOC141905266 gene encoding DDB1- and CUL4-associated factor 12-like, whose translation MASSSMDILKYFQKREIGSYLRNPHKLIAERLSHQIPGLFAERQYNIGSINKIFASKWVSDRQVVFGTKCNKLVVLDLLSEQMVNLPVLKCSDESRPADCPCGIHSIAVNPSATLLATGAEHTNDVAVYRLPTFDPVCVGESGHNDWIFDIQWLDDEFLVTGSRDSCMALWCVKDDEDSYVSNMKSLQVPEYTIKKPLTIKACDNAEKVRALAYNENVNELAALSLNAQLHIWDAKTFSKIDTRRLPNPKENVCLAIDKEMRMYAIGSQSHVTYIDTRCRKVIKSVLSKQRGCGIRSVSFNEKVVTIGTGAGSVLFYDFSAGKYLECNCGHTCMLNVGKGWLREDETYYHYFMDQDYPNAIYTHCYNDSGTKLFTAGGPLPAGLHGNYCGLWQ comes from the exons ATGGCGTCTTCGTCGATGgatattctgaaatattttcagaaacGCGAAATCGGTTCTTATCTACGGAATCCACATAAACTCATCGCGGAACGTTTGTCTCATCAGATACCCGGTTTATTCGCTGAAAGACAATACAACATCGGTTcgataaacaaaatattcgCATCGAAATGGGTATCCGATCGTCAGGTGGTGTTCGGCACTAAATGTAACAAG CTGGTAGTCCTCGATCTATTGTCGGAACAGATGGTGAATTTACCAGTATTGAAATGTAGCGATGAAAGTCGTCCCGCTGATTGTCCGTGCGGTATACACAGTATAGCTGTAAATCCTTCTGCTACGCTGTTAGCCACCGGAGCCGAGCACACCAACGACGTCGCTGTCTATAGACTTCCTACGTTCGATCCGGTCTGCGTCGGAGAG AGTGGTCACAATGATTGgatatttgatattcaatGGCTGGACGATGAATTTCTGGTGACCGGATCGCGAGATAGTTGTATGGCGTTATGGTGCGTCAAAGACGACGAAGACAGCTACGTGTCAAATATGAAAAGTTTACAAGTGCCCGAATACACAATAAAAAAACCATTGACCATCAAAGCTTGCGACAACGCTGAGAAAGTGCGCGCCCTAGCTTATAATGAAAACGTCAAT GAACTAGCGGCGCTTTCTTTAAATGCTCAACTTCATATATGGGATGCAAAGACATTTTCGAAG ATCGATACGCGGCGTCTGCCGAATCCAAAAGAGAATGTTTGTTTAGCGATCGATAAAGAGATGAGGATGTACGCTATCGGCTCTCAATCACACGTCACTTACATCGACACACGTTGTCGAAAAGTTATCAAATCTGTGCTGTCCAAGCAAAGAGGATGTG GTATCCGATCAGTAAGCTTTAATGAAAAAGTTGTGACCATCGGAACTGGAGCGGGCTCGGTTTTATTCTATGATTTTTCGGCCGGCAAGTACTTGGAATGTAACTGCGGACACACGTGTATGCTGAATGTCGGAAAAGGCTGGCTG CGCGAAGACGAGACGTATTATCACTATTTCATGGATCAGGAC
- the LOC141905506 gene encoding uncharacterized protein LOC141905506 isoform X2, translating into MQMPSHAKTEEYTEYILHTARYKPMKLLDYNSNNLKGKSLHQKLMALYVEECGKPAEHKQLNRATNLLDKLVKRDNLNTLVLNLYPGNEGYSLMLRGRNGGDSETVRLPYEESEFLEYVDVEQLPPILVDLLERAQANIFYSGCVIVEIRDYRRSTNNLCDSRHVLLRPTTQTLLCDINNMTHDDAFNWTQDEKFQLESQLLLATEEPLCLDPSPSVGLINNRIQYEKNKLNIRQLKRSVKKYSQMAVNRKRKMSKSCAPKHLRLHDFITKKKDKVKSHLPVDLKVGKSNKRDHGRCRQMTVDMWKQTAVTLSTPDNIDVNKYAKQMDKPKLTADNIPVVVEEFILETDPSHGSKISYKRLIILQRPSDEFYLGELYVDKEAAENRNKSAACRFSLGPRANVDKYIHQFQEISTEEGRRPVKITHLVSGKQPEVSFTHSLQQVMSSHHQASINQSTSLSNELKKSKPLKLQLQANATGISPQNTPSSSPSSGSLAIQQQLALQKSKSIPLFRPNSNPSPASSAATIHHPHHQVHSAPSTPTPSTTPNSLTERNNQTPLTTSNIITGLPPNINLQSLAQLQSMGLTNIQGLQNVQVSLSGIAVPISMITTSHQQGTLMSTPAGIFVSSLPNIQTTVTSSTTSSTNTSQSTTINAQPTLVTMVTALPASTASSSSTATVTAASSSTAVTSPAILTTQSSPSVVAPGMLSLPIGVTGNFTQLMAGLKQTPQGLRTTSGAAVPLLQIPNQPSIQLIQQQRFPSNQTSTGVNSRTTLPSSTGGSVLTSPQLTVLSQIPGRQGQPQTLTTQQLVQLSQQQQLQQLALQKQQLVKPQQQQVAAKSKGKKRNATGT; encoded by the exons ATGCAGATGCCAAGTCATGCAAAAACTGAAGAATATACTGAG tatatTCTGCATACGGCTCGATACAAACCAATGAAATTGTTGGATTATAATTCCAATAATCTAAAAGG GAAATCGCTTCACCAGAAATTGATGGCGTTGTATGTGGAAGAATGTGGAAAACCAGCCGAACATAAACAGTTGAACCGCGCGACAAATTTACTGGATAAACTCGTCAAACGAGACAATCTGAACACGCTGGTGTTAAATCTATATCCCGGGAATGAGGGTTATTCTCTCATGTTGAGAGGTCGGAATGGAGGTGATTCAGAAACTGTACGCTTGCCATAcgag GAATCCGAGTTTTTGGAATATGTAGACGTGGAACAG TTGCCTCCAATATTAGTGGATCTTTTGGAACGTGCCCAG GCGAACATTTTCTACAGCGGTTGCGTAATTGTGGAAATCCGCGATTATCGACGCAGCACGAATAATTTATGTGATAGTCGGCACGTTCTTCTCCGTCCTACTACTCAG ACATTGTTATGTGATATCAACAATATGACACACGACGACGCATTTAACTGGACTCAAGATGAGAAATTCCAACTCGAAAGTCAACTGTTGTTGGCTACAGAAGAGCCACTGTGTCTCGACCCTTCGCCATCGGTTGGATTGATAAACAATCGTATACAATACgaaaaaaacaaactgaaCATTCGGCAGTTGAAAAG GTCAgtgaagaaatattcacaaaTGGCTGTGAATCGAAAacgaaaaatgtcaaaaagtTGCGCTCCGAAACATCTACGTCTGCACGATTTCATCACCAAGAAAAAAGACAAGGTCAAATCTCATCTACCCGTTGATCTTAAAGTTGGAAAATCA AACAAACGGGATCATGGAAGATGCAGACAAATG acAGTTGATATGTGGAAGCAAACTGCTGTTACGCTCtctacaccggataatatcgAC GTAAACAAATATGCGAAACAAATGGATAAACCAAAACTTACAGCTGATAATATTCCC GTCGTAGTGGAGGAGTTCATTCTGGAAACGGATCCGAGTCACGGCAGTAAGATCAGCTACAAACGACTGATTATTCTACAGCGACCGAGTGACGAGTTTTATCTCGGCGAACTTTACGTGGATAAAGAAGCGGcggaaaatagaaacaaatctgCCGCATGCAG GTTTTCTTTGGGGCCAAGGGCGAATGTCGACAA GTACATTCATCAGTTTCAAGAGATCTCCACCGAAGAAGGTCGTCGACCGGTTAAAATTACGCATCTCGTATCCGGCAAGCAGCCGGAGGTTTCGTTCACGCATTCGCTACAGCAAGTCATGTCGAGTCATCATCAGGCGTCGATCAACCAATCAACATCGTTGTCAAACGAACTGAAGAAATCGAAACCCTTGAAATTACAACTACAAGCCAACGCGACGGGTATCAGTCCTCAGAATACCCCATCTTCTA GTCCTAGCAGTGGCTCATTGGCTATTCAACAGCAGCTTGCTCTTCAAAAATCGAAGTCTATCCCATTATTCAG ACCAAACAGTAACCCAAGTCCTGCTTCATCAGCCGCGACCATTCATCATCCCCATCATCAAGTTCACTCGGCTCCGTCGACGCCGACGCCATCTACAACTCCTAACAGTCTGACCGAACGAAATAATCAAACGCCGCTCACTACGTCGAATATAATCACCGGTCTACCGCCGAATATCAACCTGCAGAGTCTGGCGCAGTTACAGAGTATGGGTTTAACGAATATTCAAGGCTTACAGAACGTACAAGTTTCATTGTCTG GTATCGCTGTACCTATTAGCATGATAACGACCAGTCATCAGCAAGGAACACTGATGAGTACACCAGCGGGAATATTCGTCAGCTCGTTACCAAATATACAGACTACGGTTACATCATCTACGACTTCATCCACAAATACTTCTCAG TCGACAACAATAAACGCACAGCCTACATTGGTTACTATGGTGACGGCTTTACCAGCATCAACGGCATCATCCTCTTCAACCGCTACGGTGACGGCTGCATCATCATCAACCGCAGTTACTAGCCCTG CCATATTAACTACTCAATCAAGTCCGTCGGTTGTTGCACCTGGTATGCTGTCGCTGCCGATCGGCGTAACCGGTAATTTCACTCAGTTAATGGCTGGTTTAAAGCAGACACCACAAGGATTGCGGACGACCAGCGGTGCTGCTGTGCCCCTCCTACAG atTCCAAATCAGCCTTCGATACAATTGATACAGCAACAACGATTTCCTAGTAATCAAACTTCTACCGGAGTCAACAGTCGTACCACTCTTCCGTCATCAACAG GTGGTTCTGTTTTGACATCTCCGCAACTGACCGTTCTGTCTCAAATCCCCGGTCGCCAGGGTCAACCTCAGACGTTGACGACTCAACAACTCGTGCAGTTGTCGCAGCAGCAACAACTGCAGCAGTTAGCCCTTCAAAAACAACAGTTAGTGAAACCGCAACAGCAGCAAGTTGCCGCTAAATCGAAAGGAAAGAAACGTAACGCGACGGGCACCtag
- the LOC141905506 gene encoding uncharacterized protein LOC141905506 isoform X1 — protein MQMPSHAKTEEYTEYILHTARYKPMKLLDYNSNNLKGKSLHQKLMALYVEECGKPAEHKQLNRATNLLDKLVKRDNLNTLVLNLYPGNEGYSLMLRGRNGGDSETVRLPYEESEFLEYVDVEQLPPILVDLLERAQANIFYSGCVIVEIRDYRRSTNNLCDSRHVLLRPTTQTLLCDINNMTHDDAFNWTQDEKFQLESQLLLATEEPLCLDPSPSVGLINNRIQYEKNKLNIRQLKRSVKKYSQMAVNRKRKMSKSCAPKHLRLHDFITKKKDKVKSHLPVDLKVGKSNKRDHGRCRQMTVDMWKQTAVTLSTPDNIDVNKYAKQMDKPKLTADNIPVVVEEFILETDPSHGSKISYKRLIILQRPSDEFYLGELYVDKEAAENRNKSAACRFSLGPRANVDKYIHQFQEISTEEGRRPVKITHLVSGKQPEVSFTHSLQQVMSSHHQASINQSTSLSNELKKSKPLKLQLQANATGISPQNTPSSSPSSGSLAIQQQLALQKSKSIPLFRPNSNPSPASSAATIHHPHHQVHSAPSTPTPSTTPNSLTERNNQTPLTTSNIITGLPPNINLQSLAQLQSMGLTNIQGLQNVQVSLSGMSVSGGIAVPISMITTSHQQGTLMSTPAGIFVSSLPNIQTTVTSSTTSSTNTSQSTTINAQPTLVTMVTALPASTASSSSTATVTAASSSTAVTSPAILTTQSSPSVVAPGMLSLPIGVTGNFTQLMAGLKQTPQGLRTTSGAAVPLLQIPNQPSIQLIQQQRFPSNQTSTGVNSRTTLPSSTGGSVLTSPQLTVLSQIPGRQGQPQTLTTQQLVQLSQQQQLQQLALQKQQLVKPQQQQVAAKSKGKKRNATGT, from the exons ATGCAGATGCCAAGTCATGCAAAAACTGAAGAATATACTGAG tatatTCTGCATACGGCTCGATACAAACCAATGAAATTGTTGGATTATAATTCCAATAATCTAAAAGG GAAATCGCTTCACCAGAAATTGATGGCGTTGTATGTGGAAGAATGTGGAAAACCAGCCGAACATAAACAGTTGAACCGCGCGACAAATTTACTGGATAAACTCGTCAAACGAGACAATCTGAACACGCTGGTGTTAAATCTATATCCCGGGAATGAGGGTTATTCTCTCATGTTGAGAGGTCGGAATGGAGGTGATTCAGAAACTGTACGCTTGCCATAcgag GAATCCGAGTTTTTGGAATATGTAGACGTGGAACAG TTGCCTCCAATATTAGTGGATCTTTTGGAACGTGCCCAG GCGAACATTTTCTACAGCGGTTGCGTAATTGTGGAAATCCGCGATTATCGACGCAGCACGAATAATTTATGTGATAGTCGGCACGTTCTTCTCCGTCCTACTACTCAG ACATTGTTATGTGATATCAACAATATGACACACGACGACGCATTTAACTGGACTCAAGATGAGAAATTCCAACTCGAAAGTCAACTGTTGTTGGCTACAGAAGAGCCACTGTGTCTCGACCCTTCGCCATCGGTTGGATTGATAAACAATCGTATACAATACgaaaaaaacaaactgaaCATTCGGCAGTTGAAAAG GTCAgtgaagaaatattcacaaaTGGCTGTGAATCGAAAacgaaaaatgtcaaaaagtTGCGCTCCGAAACATCTACGTCTGCACGATTTCATCACCAAGAAAAAAGACAAGGTCAAATCTCATCTACCCGTTGATCTTAAAGTTGGAAAATCA AACAAACGGGATCATGGAAGATGCAGACAAATG acAGTTGATATGTGGAAGCAAACTGCTGTTACGCTCtctacaccggataatatcgAC GTAAACAAATATGCGAAACAAATGGATAAACCAAAACTTACAGCTGATAATATTCCC GTCGTAGTGGAGGAGTTCATTCTGGAAACGGATCCGAGTCACGGCAGTAAGATCAGCTACAAACGACTGATTATTCTACAGCGACCGAGTGACGAGTTTTATCTCGGCGAACTTTACGTGGATAAAGAAGCGGcggaaaatagaaacaaatctgCCGCATGCAG GTTTTCTTTGGGGCCAAGGGCGAATGTCGACAA GTACATTCATCAGTTTCAAGAGATCTCCACCGAAGAAGGTCGTCGACCGGTTAAAATTACGCATCTCGTATCCGGCAAGCAGCCGGAGGTTTCGTTCACGCATTCGCTACAGCAAGTCATGTCGAGTCATCATCAGGCGTCGATCAACCAATCAACATCGTTGTCAAACGAACTGAAGAAATCGAAACCCTTGAAATTACAACTACAAGCCAACGCGACGGGTATCAGTCCTCAGAATACCCCATCTTCTA GTCCTAGCAGTGGCTCATTGGCTATTCAACAGCAGCTTGCTCTTCAAAAATCGAAGTCTATCCCATTATTCAG ACCAAACAGTAACCCAAGTCCTGCTTCATCAGCCGCGACCATTCATCATCCCCATCATCAAGTTCACTCGGCTCCGTCGACGCCGACGCCATCTACAACTCCTAACAGTCTGACCGAACGAAATAATCAAACGCCGCTCACTACGTCGAATATAATCACCGGTCTACCGCCGAATATCAACCTGCAGAGTCTGGCGCAGTTACAGAGTATGGGTTTAACGAATATTCAAGGCTTACAGAACGTACAAGTTTCATTGTCTGGTATGTCAGTTTCCGGAG GTATCGCTGTACCTATTAGCATGATAACGACCAGTCATCAGCAAGGAACACTGATGAGTACACCAGCGGGAATATTCGTCAGCTCGTTACCAAATATACAGACTACGGTTACATCATCTACGACTTCATCCACAAATACTTCTCAG TCGACAACAATAAACGCACAGCCTACATTGGTTACTATGGTGACGGCTTTACCAGCATCAACGGCATCATCCTCTTCAACCGCTACGGTGACGGCTGCATCATCATCAACCGCAGTTACTAGCCCTG CCATATTAACTACTCAATCAAGTCCGTCGGTTGTTGCACCTGGTATGCTGTCGCTGCCGATCGGCGTAACCGGTAATTTCACTCAGTTAATGGCTGGTTTAAAGCAGACACCACAAGGATTGCGGACGACCAGCGGTGCTGCTGTGCCCCTCCTACAG atTCCAAATCAGCCTTCGATACAATTGATACAGCAACAACGATTTCCTAGTAATCAAACTTCTACCGGAGTCAACAGTCGTACCACTCTTCCGTCATCAACAG GTGGTTCTGTTTTGACATCTCCGCAACTGACCGTTCTGTCTCAAATCCCCGGTCGCCAGGGTCAACCTCAGACGTTGACGACTCAACAACTCGTGCAGTTGTCGCAGCAGCAACAACTGCAGCAGTTAGCCCTTCAAAAACAACAGTTAGTGAAACCGCAACAGCAGCAAGTTGCCGCTAAATCGAAAGGAAAGAAACGTAACGCGACGGGCACCtag
- the LOC141905506 gene encoding uncharacterized protein LOC141905506 isoform X3, translating to MQMPSHAKTEEYTEYILHTARYKPMKLLDYNSNNLKGKSLHQKLMALYVEECGKPAEHKQLNRATNLLDKLVKRDNLNTLVLNLYPGNEGYSLMLRGRNGGDSETVRLPYEESEFLEYVDVEQLPPILVDLLERAQANIFYSGCVIVEIRDYRRSTNNLCDSRHVLLRPTTQTLLCDINNMTHDDAFNWTQDEKFQLESQLLLATEEPLCLDPSPSVGLINNRIQYEKNKLNIRQLKRSVKKYSQMAVNRKRKMSKSCAPKHLRLHDFITKKKDKVKSHLPVDLKVGKSTVDMWKQTAVTLSTPDNIDVNKYAKQMDKPKLTADNIPVVVEEFILETDPSHGSKISYKRLIILQRPSDEFYLGELYVDKEAAENRNKSAACRFSLGPRANVDKYIHQFQEISTEEGRRPVKITHLVSGKQPEVSFTHSLQQVMSSHHQASINQSTSLSNELKKSKPLKLQLQANATGISPQNTPSSSPSSGSLAIQQQLALQKSKSIPLFRPNSNPSPASSAATIHHPHHQVHSAPSTPTPSTTPNSLTERNNQTPLTTSNIITGLPPNINLQSLAQLQSMGLTNIQGLQNVQVSLSGMSVSGGIAVPISMITTSHQQGTLMSTPAGIFVSSLPNIQTTVTSSTTSSTNTSQSTTINAQPTLVTMVTALPASTASSSSTATVTAASSSTAVTSPAILTTQSSPSVVAPGMLSLPIGVTGNFTQLMAGLKQTPQGLRTTSGAAVPLLQIPNQPSIQLIQQQRFPSNQTSTGVNSRTTLPSSTGGSVLTSPQLTVLSQIPGRQGQPQTLTTQQLVQLSQQQQLQQLALQKQQLVKPQQQQVAAKSKGKKRNATGT from the exons ATGCAGATGCCAAGTCATGCAAAAACTGAAGAATATACTGAG tatatTCTGCATACGGCTCGATACAAACCAATGAAATTGTTGGATTATAATTCCAATAATCTAAAAGG GAAATCGCTTCACCAGAAATTGATGGCGTTGTATGTGGAAGAATGTGGAAAACCAGCCGAACATAAACAGTTGAACCGCGCGACAAATTTACTGGATAAACTCGTCAAACGAGACAATCTGAACACGCTGGTGTTAAATCTATATCCCGGGAATGAGGGTTATTCTCTCATGTTGAGAGGTCGGAATGGAGGTGATTCAGAAACTGTACGCTTGCCATAcgag GAATCCGAGTTTTTGGAATATGTAGACGTGGAACAG TTGCCTCCAATATTAGTGGATCTTTTGGAACGTGCCCAG GCGAACATTTTCTACAGCGGTTGCGTAATTGTGGAAATCCGCGATTATCGACGCAGCACGAATAATTTATGTGATAGTCGGCACGTTCTTCTCCGTCCTACTACTCAG ACATTGTTATGTGATATCAACAATATGACACACGACGACGCATTTAACTGGACTCAAGATGAGAAATTCCAACTCGAAAGTCAACTGTTGTTGGCTACAGAAGAGCCACTGTGTCTCGACCCTTCGCCATCGGTTGGATTGATAAACAATCGTATACAATACgaaaaaaacaaactgaaCATTCGGCAGTTGAAAAG GTCAgtgaagaaatattcacaaaTGGCTGTGAATCGAAAacgaaaaatgtcaaaaagtTGCGCTCCGAAACATCTACGTCTGCACGATTTCATCACCAAGAAAAAAGACAAGGTCAAATCTCATCTACCCGTTGATCTTAAAGTTGGAAAATCA acAGTTGATATGTGGAAGCAAACTGCTGTTACGCTCtctacaccggataatatcgAC GTAAACAAATATGCGAAACAAATGGATAAACCAAAACTTACAGCTGATAATATTCCC GTCGTAGTGGAGGAGTTCATTCTGGAAACGGATCCGAGTCACGGCAGTAAGATCAGCTACAAACGACTGATTATTCTACAGCGACCGAGTGACGAGTTTTATCTCGGCGAACTTTACGTGGATAAAGAAGCGGcggaaaatagaaacaaatctgCCGCATGCAG GTTTTCTTTGGGGCCAAGGGCGAATGTCGACAA GTACATTCATCAGTTTCAAGAGATCTCCACCGAAGAAGGTCGTCGACCGGTTAAAATTACGCATCTCGTATCCGGCAAGCAGCCGGAGGTTTCGTTCACGCATTCGCTACAGCAAGTCATGTCGAGTCATCATCAGGCGTCGATCAACCAATCAACATCGTTGTCAAACGAACTGAAGAAATCGAAACCCTTGAAATTACAACTACAAGCCAACGCGACGGGTATCAGTCCTCAGAATACCCCATCTTCTA GTCCTAGCAGTGGCTCATTGGCTATTCAACAGCAGCTTGCTCTTCAAAAATCGAAGTCTATCCCATTATTCAG ACCAAACAGTAACCCAAGTCCTGCTTCATCAGCCGCGACCATTCATCATCCCCATCATCAAGTTCACTCGGCTCCGTCGACGCCGACGCCATCTACAACTCCTAACAGTCTGACCGAACGAAATAATCAAACGCCGCTCACTACGTCGAATATAATCACCGGTCTACCGCCGAATATCAACCTGCAGAGTCTGGCGCAGTTACAGAGTATGGGTTTAACGAATATTCAAGGCTTACAGAACGTACAAGTTTCATTGTCTGGTATGTCAGTTTCCGGAG GTATCGCTGTACCTATTAGCATGATAACGACCAGTCATCAGCAAGGAACACTGATGAGTACACCAGCGGGAATATTCGTCAGCTCGTTACCAAATATACAGACTACGGTTACATCATCTACGACTTCATCCACAAATACTTCTCAG TCGACAACAATAAACGCACAGCCTACATTGGTTACTATGGTGACGGCTTTACCAGCATCAACGGCATCATCCTCTTCAACCGCTACGGTGACGGCTGCATCATCATCAACCGCAGTTACTAGCCCTG CCATATTAACTACTCAATCAAGTCCGTCGGTTGTTGCACCTGGTATGCTGTCGCTGCCGATCGGCGTAACCGGTAATTTCACTCAGTTAATGGCTGGTTTAAAGCAGACACCACAAGGATTGCGGACGACCAGCGGTGCTGCTGTGCCCCTCCTACAG atTCCAAATCAGCCTTCGATACAATTGATACAGCAACAACGATTTCCTAGTAATCAAACTTCTACCGGAGTCAACAGTCGTACCACTCTTCCGTCATCAACAG GTGGTTCTGTTTTGACATCTCCGCAACTGACCGTTCTGTCTCAAATCCCCGGTCGCCAGGGTCAACCTCAGACGTTGACGACTCAACAACTCGTGCAGTTGTCGCAGCAGCAACAACTGCAGCAGTTAGCCCTTCAAAAACAACAGTTAGTGAAACCGCAACAGCAGCAAGTTGCCGCTAAATCGAAAGGAAAGAAACGTAACGCGACGGGCACCtag